In one Diprion similis isolate iyDipSimi1 chromosome 6, iyDipSimi1.1, whole genome shotgun sequence genomic region, the following are encoded:
- the LOC124407007 gene encoding pre-mRNA-processing factor 19, whose product MALSCAISNEVPEHPVISPVSGSIFEKRLIEKYVAENGVDPINGKDLAVEQLIDVKATPIVKPKPPSATSIPAILKILQDEWDAVMLHSFTQRQQLQTARQELSHALYQHDAACRVIARLTKEVTAAREALATLKPQAGITQATVIPQPSVAVEAGGAAAQPTEQAGITEDVIQKLQERATVLTQERKRRGRSIPEDLLPQESIRAFQTLASHPGLHSASVPGILALDIHGADTSKILTGGADKNATVFNKDTEQVVAILKGHTKKVTRVIYHPEEDVVMTASPDTTIRVWNVGTSQTTLLLRAHDAPVTGLSLHPTGDYLLSSSLDQHWAFSDIRTGRLLTKVAGQSGQPLTTAQFHPDGLIFGTGTADSQVKIWDLKEQSNVANFPGHSGPITAISFSENGYYLATAAEDSCVKLWDLRKLKNFKTLQLDDSYEVKDICFDQSGTYLAVAGSDIRIYLCKQWQELKVLNDHTATATGVRFGKHAQYIASTSMDRTLKLYGLP is encoded by the exons ATGGCGCTGTCTTGTGCGA TTTCCAACGAGGTCCCGGAGCACCCGGTAATCTCTCCGGTTTCTGGttctattttcgaaaaacggcTTATCGAAAAGTATGTTGCGGAAAATGGAGTGGATCCTATAAATGGGAAAGATCTTGCAGTTGAGCAGCTGATTGATGTAAAGG CTACGCCTATCGTAAAGCCAAAACCACCGAGCGCAACATCTATTCCTGCAATTTTAAAGATTCTGCAAGATGAGTGGGATGCAGTAATGTTACATTCATTTACTCAGAGACAACAGCTTCAGACGGCCAGGCAGGAGTTATCCCATGCTTTATACCAGCACGATGCAGCCTGCAGAGTTATTGCTAGATTGACGAAGGAAGTCACTGCAGCCAGAGAAGCACTGGCCACTCTTAAGCCACAAGCAGGCATTACTCAAGCAACTGTTATTCCACAACCG TCTGTTGCAGTGGAGGCTGGTGGTGCTGCAGCTCAACCAACTGAACAAGCTGGCATCACCGAGGATGTTATTCAGAAATTACAAGAACGAGCCACTGTTTTGACTCAAGAACGAAAAAGACGTGGACGTTCTATACCGGAAGATCTTTTACCACAAGAAAGCATCAGGGCATTCCAAACACTTGCTTCACACCCG GGATTACATTCCGCAAGCGTGCCAGGAATATTGGCACTTGATATACATGGGGCAGACACCAGCAAAATCCTAACCGGCGGCGCAGACAAAAATGCAACAGTTTTCAATAAGGACACTGAACAAGTAGTTGCTATTCTTAAAGGACACACCAAAAAG gtcaCACGAGTTATCTACCATCCAGAAGAAGATGTGGTTATGACTGCATCACCTGATACGACAATTCGTGTTTGGAATGTGGGAACAAGCCAAACGACTCTTTTATTGAGGGCTCATGATGCACCTGTAACTGGCCTATCCCTTCACCCTACAGGAGATTATTTGTTGAGCTCATCTCTCGATCAGCACTGGGCTTTTTCGGATATACGTACTGGTAGACTACTGACAAAG GTAGCTGGGCAATCTGGACAGCCTTTGACAACAGCCCAATTCCATCCAGATGGGCTCATCTTTGGTACAGGAACAGCTGATTCTCAAGTTAAGATTTGGGATTTGAAAGAGCAGTCAAACGTGGCTAATTTCCCTGGTCATTCTGGTCCAATTACCGCTATTAGCTTTTCCGAAAACGGATATTACTTGGCGACAGCCGCAGAAGACTCTTGTGTCAAACTTTGGGATTTGCGAaagcttaaaaatttcaagacacTTCAATTAGACGACTCTTATGAGGTGAAAGATATTTGTTTTGATCAAAGTGGTACATACCTTGCTGTGGCCGGATCCGACATCAG AATTTATTTGTGTAAGCAATGGCAAGAACTAAAGGTACTGAACGATCATACGGCGACGGCTACAGGTGTTCGTTTTGGAAAGCATGCGCAGTATATTGCTTCTACCAGTATGGATCGAACATTAAAGCTCTATGGATTACCTTAA
- the LOC124407008 gene encoding selenoprotein M-like, with product MTFTCTKATFFVLTVLLTLSLGYSSTIEYTAARVESCRGCSLNRLPEVKKFIFEDLPLYENVEFKPIPGAVPELVLLNKEEEVERLQLSRLNREECNELLVNKGFKISRPIKDEI from the exons atGACTTTTACTTGTACCAAGGCTACATTCTTCGTGCTAACTGTTTTACTCACTTTATCGTTGGGATATTCTTCAACGATTGAATATACCGCGGCACGAGTTGAG AGTTGCAGAGGCTGCAGTCTCAACCGGCTACCCGAGGTGAAGAAGTTTATTTTCGAAGATCTTCCTCTCTA TGAGAACGTTGAATTCAAGCCAATACCTGGGGCTGTACCAGAACTCGTTCTGCTGAATAAGGAAGAG gAAGTGGAGAGACTGCAACTTTCTCGGTTGAATCGTGAGGAATGCAACGAATTATTAGTTAATAAGGGTTTTAAAATATCAAGACCCATTAAAGATGAAATATAA